Proteins from a single region of Acinonyx jubatus isolate Ajub_Pintada_27869175 chromosome D3, VMU_Ajub_asm_v1.0, whole genome shotgun sequence:
- the PTGR3 gene encoding prostaglandin reductase 3 isoform X1, giving the protein MAPGSFAEYTVVPARAAAPVASVKPEYVTVPVSGTTAYISLKELGGLSEGKKVLVTAAAGGTGQFAVQLAKKAKCHVIGTCSSDKKSAFLKSIGCDRPINYNAEHVGTVLKQEYPEGVDVVYESVGGAMFDLAVDALATKGRLIVIGFISGYQTPTGLAPVRAGTLPAKLLKKSASVQGFFLNHYRSEYQAAVEHLLQMCVDGDLVCEVDLGDLSAEGRFIGLESVFRAVDYMYMGKNTGKIVLELPHSVNSKL; this is encoded by the coding sequence ATGGCACCTGGCTCTTTTGCGGAGTATACCGTGGTGCCTGCCAGAGCCGCGGCCCCCGTGGCCTCTGTGAAACCCGAGTATGTCACCGTGCCGGTGAGCGGTACCACCGCGTACATCAGCCTGAAAGAGCTTGGAGGACTGTCCGAAGGGAAAAAAGTTTTGGTGACGGCAGCAGCGGGGGGAACGGGCCAGTTCGCCGTGCAGCTTGCCAAGAAGGCCAAGTGCCATGTCATTGGGACCTGCTCTTCTGATAAAAAGTCCGCTTTTCTGAAATCGATCGGCTGTGATCGCCCCATCAACTATAACGCCGAGCACGTCGGTACGGTCCTGAAGCAGGAGTACCCCGAAGGGGTCGATGTGGTGTATGAATCCGTCGGGGGAGCCATGTTCGACTTGGCCGTAGATGCCTTGGCTACCAAAGGGCGCTTGATAGTCATTGGGTTCATCTCCGGCTACCAGACTCCCACCGGCCTTGCGCCTGTGAGAGCAGGAACCTTACCAGCCAAACTGCTGAAGAAATCCGCCAGCGTTCAGGGCTTTTTCTTGAACCATTACCGTTCTGAGTATCAAGCAGCCGTGGAGCACTTGCTTCAGATGTGTGTGGACGGAGACCTGGTTTGCGAGGTGGACCTCGGAGACCTGTCTGCAGAGGGCAGGTTCATCGGCCTGGAGTCCGTATTCCGGGCTGTCGATTATATGTACATGGGAAAAAACACTGGGAAAATTGTACTCGAACTACCTCACTCTGTCAACAGTAAGCTGTAA